The Petrocella atlantisensis genome has a window encoding:
- the ptsP gene encoding phosphoenolpyruvate--protein phosphotransferase, which translates to MIQGIGASDGIAIGKVYKYEPVEVVIKRERCQDVKSEQQKFKDSIQAGIEALEVLKSKTENEMDEETAAIFGAHIEILRDPELAIAVSDMIASEKVKAEFALKTVSDRFVAIFEAMEDAYIRERAADIKDVTRRVLMILKGIKSKGLSEIDEPIILVAKDLTPSDTALLNRELVLGFITDIGGRTSHSAIMARTMEIPAVVGTMDGFDQLSNGDFVILDGMVGSIIIHPSSDEIEKYTEKVAILNREKSLWQSCKGQKSTTKDFKDIDLAANIGSPDDIDGVIANDGDGIGLYRTEFLYMGRKSFPTEEEQYESYKTVLEKMGDKPVVVRTLDIGGDKELSYFDMPKELNPFLGNRALRLCLQNMDMFKTQLRALLRAANYGNLHIMFPMIATIEEFRKAKAVLQEVESDLETEQIPFSKNYQTGIMIEIPAAALLANVFAKEVDFFSIGTNDLIQYTFAADRMNEHVSYLYQPYNPSLLKLIQMVTEAAHKEGKWVGMCGEMAGENQALPLLIGLGLDELSMSAPSILKARYSLKQIDSIKAKGLADMALQSCTEEEVKLLIDAFWNEV; encoded by the coding sequence ATGATTCAAGGGATTGGTGCAAGCGACGGTATCGCTATTGGGAAAGTGTATAAGTATGAACCTGTTGAGGTCGTGATTAAGAGAGAAAGATGTCAGGATGTCAAGAGTGAACAACAGAAGTTTAAGGATAGCATACAAGCTGGGATAGAAGCTTTAGAGGTACTAAAATCAAAGACAGAAAATGAAATGGATGAAGAAACGGCGGCAATTTTTGGTGCCCATATTGAAATCCTAAGAGATCCTGAATTGGCCATAGCGGTATCTGATATGATAGCATCAGAAAAAGTAAAAGCAGAATTTGCCTTAAAAACTGTGAGTGATCGTTTTGTAGCAATTTTTGAAGCTATGGAGGATGCTTATATAAGAGAAAGAGCGGCAGATATTAAAGATGTGACCAGAAGAGTTTTGATGATTCTAAAAGGTATAAAGTCAAAAGGTTTATCGGAAATTGATGAACCTATAATATTGGTTGCAAAAGACCTGACACCCTCAGACACAGCACTTCTAAACAGAGAACTTGTACTGGGTTTTATTACGGATATTGGCGGTAGGACCAGTCATAGTGCCATTATGGCTAGGACTATGGAGATTCCGGCAGTTGTAGGTACCATGGATGGTTTTGATCAGCTAAGCAATGGTGATTTTGTCATTCTAGATGGCATGGTTGGAAGCATCATCATCCACCCATCTTCGGATGAAATTGAAAAATATACGGAAAAGGTTGCGATACTTAATAGGGAAAAATCACTATGGCAAAGTTGTAAGGGTCAAAAAAGTACGACAAAAGACTTTAAAGATATTGATCTGGCAGCCAACATAGGGAGTCCTGATGACATTGATGGTGTTATAGCCAATGATGGCGATGGTATCGGACTCTATAGAACTGAGTTTCTTTATATGGGAAGAAAAAGTTTCCCAACTGAAGAGGAGCAGTACGAAAGCTATAAAACTGTGCTTGAAAAAATGGGTGATAAGCCTGTTGTTGTCAGAACCCTTGATATTGGTGGGGATAAGGAACTGTCCTATTTTGATATGCCAAAGGAGTTGAATCCCTTTCTTGGAAATAGAGCCCTTAGGCTATGTCTTCAGAATATGGATATGTTTAAAACACAGCTTCGGGCATTGCTTCGAGCGGCTAATTATGGTAATTTGCATATCATGTTCCCAATGATTGCAACCATAGAAGAGTTCAGAAAAGCAAAAGCGGTATTACAAGAAGTTGAAAGCGATCTTGAAACGGAACAAATTCCATTTTCTAAAAATTATCAAACAGGCATCATGATTGAAATACCTGCTGCTGCCTTGTTAGCAAATGTATTTGCGAAAGAAGTGGATTTCTTTTCAATTGGCACCAACGACTTGATTCAATATACTTTTGCAGCAGATCGGATGAATGAGCATGTATCTTACCTCTATCAACCTTATAACCCTTCACTTCTAAAATTGATTCAGATGGTTACAGAAGCGGCGCATAAAGAAGGAAAATGGGTAGGTATGTGCGGAGAAATGGCCGGAGAAAATCAAGCTTTACCTTTGTTGATAGGTTTGGGTCTTGATGAACTGAGCATGAGTGCACCAAGTATATTAAAAGCAAGGTACAGTCTGAAGCAGATTGATAGTATAAAAGCAAAGGGACTTGCGGACATGGCATTACAATCTTGTACTGAAGAAGAAGTTAAGCTATTAATTGATGCTTTTTGGAATGAAGTATAA
- a CDS encoding HPr family phosphocarrier protein has protein sequence MKSKIVEVKNATGLHARPASGFAKLATAQKCEVFLEKDGNKINAKSILGILTLAIGQGSKVTIITDGVNEEASLKELVDFVGQLED, from the coding sequence ATGAAATCAAAAATTGTAGAAGTAAAAAATGCAACAGGCTTGCATGCAAGGCCTGCATCTGGGTTTGCAAAACTTGCAACGGCTCAAAAATGTGAAGTCTTTTTAGAGAAGGATGGTAATAAAATCAATGCAAAAAGTATTTTAGGGATACTGACATTAGCAATAGGACAAGGCAGCAAGGTGACAATTATAACAGATGGCGTTAATGAAGAAGCTTCTTTGAAAGAACTGGTGGATTTTGTCGGTCAATTAGAAGACTAG
- a CDS encoding chloride channel protein, with protein MNRLMRLIRNTGMAITIGLVVGIMAIFFNAAINGGVALTRSWLTSENPSILLLPIIGALISTGIYTLYLRNGQIGLGIVQVLVELEFIKTQLMRPFRVLMHVVGAIVTLIFGFSAGRFGPIVHLGASIGSNIAYYLKLESKDIRLLIGCGAAAAIAAVFHMPLFAAVFVLEVLYKKQFADFFAPIVMASVVANFVGRVTQNGQTFPVEVNGVSLISPELIWRYVVFGLLMGFIAILYMMSIQLFTGLFQKMKHIHIRLFSAAILIGLIGYFFPLNFELHNNTTYRVLTGEFGLGLLLAIGLIKILATGITLGSGYVGGNFYPGVTIGASLGVAFGKIIKPYGVDHSLFGLLGIGAMIAGYLNAPISGIILIIEFSGQYEMLIPALIVCALSVSTTFHLYGKDIFTDAYTKTIKNLV; from the coding sequence ATGAATAGATTAATGCGACTGATAAGAAACACGGGTATGGCTATAACAATAGGTTTGGTTGTAGGCATCATGGCCATCTTTTTTAATGCTGCCATAAACGGAGGTGTCGCTTTAACCAGGTCTTGGTTAACATCCGAGAACCCGAGTATCCTACTACTACCTATTATAGGCGCCTTAATAAGTACAGGGATTTATACGCTTTATCTTAGAAACGGGCAAATTGGTTTGGGCATTGTGCAGGTACTTGTTGAACTGGAATTTATAAAAACCCAATTGATGCGTCCTTTTAGGGTCTTGATGCACGTTGTGGGTGCAATCGTGACATTAATTTTTGGATTTTCAGCAGGTCGATTTGGACCTATTGTGCACCTTGGTGCTTCTATTGGTTCGAACATTGCCTATTATTTAAAGCTTGAGTCTAAAGATATTAGGCTCCTTATTGGTTGTGGTGCAGCAGCAGCTATTGCAGCCGTATTTCATATGCCCTTATTTGCAGCGGTATTTGTTCTTGAAGTATTATATAAGAAGCAATTTGCAGATTTTTTTGCACCGATTGTTATGGCAAGTGTGGTGGCCAATTTTGTTGGTAGAGTCACACAAAACGGTCAAACCTTTCCTGTAGAAGTGAATGGTGTTTCACTTATTTCTCCGGAATTAATTTGGCGTTATGTCGTATTTGGTTTGCTCATGGGCTTTATTGCCATTTTATATATGATGTCGATACAGCTTTTTACGGGACTTTTCCAGAAAATGAAACATATCCATATTCGTCTTTTTTCAGCAGCCATATTAATCGGTCTAATAGGGTATTTTTTTCCATTAAACTTTGAATTGCACAACAATACGACCTATAGAGTGTTAACCGGTGAGTTTGGACTGGGTCTTTTGCTTGCGATTGGTTTGATAAAGATACTGGCTACCGGCATCACTTTAGGTTCAGGATATGTTGGTGGCAATTTCTATCCGGGGGTCACCATTGGTGCTTCCTTAGGTGTGGCTTTTGGAAAAATCATAAAGCCATATGGTGTGGACCATTCTCTTTTTGGTTTGCTGGGCATTGGCGCCATGATTGCTGGTTATCTAAATGCACCTATATCAGGCATTATTCTAATTATTGAGTTTTCAGGGCAATATGAAATGCTTATACCGGCACTTATCGTATGTGCTCTATCTGTATCGACGACTTTTCACCTCTATGGCAAGGATATATTTACAGATGCCTATACTAAGACCATAAAAAACCTAGTGTGA
- a CDS encoding rhodanese-like domain-containing protein has protein sequence MKKITVVTLIILALLVGCGQNDSRITAEEAKNIMDTEDDFLLVDVRTQEEFDSGYIPGALLIPHTDIREKAPDLLPDLDQKILVYCRSGNRSEVATKALMDMGYTNVLDMGGINDWNYDIVKD, from the coding sequence ATGAAAAAAATCACCGTTGTTACACTTATAATTCTCGCCTTACTGGTTGGTTGTGGTCAGAATGATTCACGCATAACCGCAGAAGAGGCTAAAAACATCATGGATACTGAGGATGATTTCCTGCTTGTCGATGTTCGTACTCAAGAGGAGTTTGACTCAGGTTATATCCCTGGGGCTCTTTTAATCCCTCATACTGATATCCGAGAAAAAGCGCCAGACTTATTACCGGATCTGGATCAAAAAATTCTTGTCTACTGTAGATCCGGTAACCGAAGTGAAGTCGCTACCAAAGCATTAATGGACATGGGTTATACAAATGTTTTGGATATGGGAGGCATTAATGATTGGAATTATGATATTGTAAAAGACTGA
- a CDS encoding 50S ribosomal protein L25 has translation MEEIIIEALERPKKSGKFKEQGFVPGVLYGEGIEATTSVKFDALVIKKLISHHGSNAKVWVQYKGSKKFGFVKEVQFDPLSRRLLHIDIQMVAKDQKIQLHVPIHFNGEDALKINQLEFQIYKHEVTVTGDMTLMPEAIEVDVSEMALGDQITYADFKLDESLVTDDLELVYGVVNHLKVLEVEEPETDVDGAEVVQPALVGEEEE, from the coding sequence ATGGAAGAAATTATCATAGAAGCGTTAGAACGCCCTAAAAAATCAGGAAAATTTAAAGAACAAGGTTTCGTGCCTGGTGTATTATATGGAGAAGGCATTGAAGCGACCACATCCGTTAAATTTGATGCATTGGTCATTAAAAAGCTTATATCCCATCATGGTTCAAACGCCAAAGTTTGGGTCCAATATAAAGGTTCGAAAAAATTCGGTTTTGTAAAAGAAGTACAGTTTGATCCGCTTTCAAGAAGATTATTGCACATTGATATCCAAATGGTTGCCAAAGATCAAAAGATTCAGCTTCATGTACCAATACATTTCAATGGTGAAGATGCATTAAAAATCAATCAGTTGGAATTCCAGATTTACAAGCATGAGGTTACTGTAACAGGTGACATGACGTTAATGCCAGAAGCTATAGAAGTGGACGTTAGTGAAATGGCTCTAGGTGATCAAATCACATATGCTGATTTCAAATTAGATGAAAGTCTTGTAACGGACGACTTAGAATTGGTTTATGGTGTTGTGAATCATCTGAAAGTCCTTGAAGTTGAAGAACCTGAAACAGATGTAGATGGTGCTGAAGTAGTTCAACCTGCATTAGTAGGCGAAGAAGAAGAATAA
- a CDS encoding ABC transporter ATP-binding protein, with product MGKIMTIKGLRKVYRMGNEKVIALDHIDLDIEEEKIYCLLGPSGSGKSTLLNMMAGLEAPTKGSISFKNLKIEKMNESDLANFRRRHIGFIFQSYNLIPTLNALENITMPLLFKGVHPKERHKVGMEMLDAIGIKDRWRHKPTEMSGGQQQRVSLARAFINDPDIIFADEPTGNLDTKTANTMMMLMLGLVKKRRQTLIIVTHNEELAVFADYVIHIRDGNIFEIVVNT from the coding sequence ATGGGGAAAATCATGACCATAAAAGGTCTTAGAAAAGTATATCGAATGGGCAATGAAAAAGTAATCGCTTTAGATCACATTGATCTAGATATTGAAGAAGAAAAAATTTATTGTCTTCTTGGACCATCCGGTTCAGGCAAATCTACTTTACTTAATATGATGGCTGGATTAGAAGCTCCAACAAAAGGTTCTATAAGTTTTAAAAATCTAAAGATTGAAAAAATGAATGAATCCGACTTGGCTAATTTTAGAAGGCGACATATTGGTTTTATTTTCCAGTCTTATAATCTCATACCAACACTGAACGCTCTTGAAAATATAACAATGCCATTGCTTTTTAAAGGGGTACACCCAAAAGAACGGCATAAAGTCGGTATGGAAATGTTAGATGCAATAGGCATCAAGGATAGATGGCGGCATAAGCCAACAGAAATGAGTGGAGGTCAGCAACAAAGAGTGAGTCTTGCACGGGCCTTTATTAATGATCCGGATATTATCTTTGCAGATGAACCGACAGGCAATCTAGATACAAAAACGGCCAATACAATGATGATGCTCATGTTGGGGTTGGTAAAAAAACGACGACAGACCTTAATCATAGTAACACATAATGAAGAATTGGCTGTCTTTGCAGATTATGTTATTCATATCAGGGATGGAAACATCTTTGAGATAGTGGTTAACACTTAA
- a CDS encoding COG1361 S-layer family protein yields the protein MKRIVSFIMVFCLLGSLLQNMSVRSATDLTISSVSTSPATISAYNEFTITFTVTNRSTGILSQIFIEIESGEYQLKESGSKELILEGNLEQGANFSKTLTMRRVGETSTSIPVKLTYVGGNTSQSDYISVNATTGSEVPSEPEPPIDTKAYQPYLNLEDATFPIVYLGEINEVIIGIKNTTRYQARNLIVTPNLTDLQVAGIRVEAITFHPNDTTIDGRKEKDMKMKFVVDDTVAEGNYPITLELQYRNSYNDLFTQEIKTYLRVVRDMTKSHQVQLNLMNEPTQISSGDQVFLNLSLRNDEQPISSPRIEVKEKSDYFTLLSGNEIMDYQKLMGNASVTMPLTYKISDETPQGWYNLVIAYSYITQEGFKLNRSNTIRLYVKGQAISSAMVSIDEVAYPSSVKQEQPFVVSFVVNNAGPKDIENIKVSIEDNTVFLPKSSALIQVKKLLKGEKAALSFQLVASGDDLKERNYPITFNIIYDYEKSGKYEQETLNQVMGVYVIGESAESISKGVPKIIIEQYIANPIMVDAGTEFDLSLRIQNAHSSQKIYNIKTYLTAIETSETTRNNIFMPVNSSNTFYIDDIGPKGIVEKSIRLYAMPDAQPKTYTIQVNFEYEDKDGNPITATELIGINVKQPTRVEMSDFNLPTEVMMGEMIPIYFDVYNTGKVKVYNLMVRAEGDFNLEPMSKYIGNFEPGYQDYFDAYITPNASGLIEGKIILGYDDPSGEYMEEVKTFSIQVMDNFENPGDVGEYPEEFPGEMEGENGSSLMDKWLWLLIPLLVGVGFTIAIVMKKRRLKKEGMMLDED from the coding sequence ATGAAAAGAATCGTATCATTCATTATGGTATTTTGTTTATTAGGTAGTCTGTTACAAAATATGTCTGTTAGAAGTGCAACAGATTTGACGATTTCAAGTGTTTCAACAAGTCCGGCAACGATAAGTGCTTATAATGAATTCACCATTACGTTTACAGTTACCAATAGATCTACAGGGATATTGAGTCAGATATTCATTGAAATAGAAAGTGGTGAGTATCAACTAAAAGAAAGTGGGTCAAAGGAATTAATTCTTGAGGGGAACTTGGAGCAGGGTGCAAATTTTTCTAAAACCTTGACAATGAGAAGGGTTGGAGAAACATCCACATCCATACCGGTCAAGCTGACATATGTAGGTGGAAATACAAGCCAAAGTGATTATATATCGGTTAATGCTACCACTGGAAGTGAAGTGCCAAGCGAACCTGAACCACCTATAGATACGAAGGCATACCAGCCCTACTTGAATCTTGAAGATGCAACTTTTCCAATAGTGTACCTAGGTGAAATAAACGAAGTGATTATTGGTATTAAGAACACAACTCGTTATCAAGCTAGGAATTTGATAGTTACTCCGAATCTGACAGATTTGCAGGTGGCGGGTATTCGCGTGGAAGCCATAACGTTTCACCCTAATGATACGACCATAGATGGACGAAAAGAAAAAGATATGAAGATGAAATTTGTAGTGGATGATACTGTAGCAGAAGGCAACTATCCAATTACATTGGAACTTCAATACAGAAACAGTTATAATGATCTTTTTACTCAAGAAATCAAAACGTATTTGAGGGTTGTAAGAGATATGACCAAAAGCCATCAGGTACAGTTGAATTTGATGAATGAGCCTACTCAAATTTCCTCTGGTGATCAGGTGTTTTTGAACTTGTCCCTTAGAAATGATGAACAGCCTATATCATCACCTAGGATCGAGGTTAAAGAGAAATCAGACTACTTTACATTACTATCAGGTAACGAAATTATGGATTACCAAAAGCTTATGGGAAACGCATCTGTAACAATGCCCTTAACTTATAAAATATCGGATGAAACGCCACAGGGATGGTATAATTTGGTCATAGCTTACAGTTATATAACTCAAGAGGGCTTTAAGCTTAATAGAAGTAATACCATCCGATTATATGTAAAAGGACAAGCAATTAGCAGTGCTATGGTTTCTATAGATGAAGTGGCTTACCCATCATCTGTTAAACAAGAGCAGCCTTTTGTAGTCAGTTTTGTAGTTAATAACGCTGGCCCTAAAGATATAGAAAATATTAAAGTGTCCATAGAAGACAACACAGTATTTTTACCAAAATCAAGTGCATTAATACAGGTAAAAAAATTATTAAAGGGAGAGAAGGCCGCTTTAAGCTTCCAACTTGTAGCAAGTGGTGATGATTTGAAAGAAAGAAACTATCCCATAACCTTTAATATAATATATGACTACGAAAAATCCGGAAAATATGAACAAGAGACATTGAACCAGGTAATGGGTGTTTATGTTATTGGAGAATCGGCGGAAAGCATAAGTAAGGGCGTACCTAAAATAATCATTGAGCAATACATCGCAAATCCGATTATGGTGGATGCAGGCACTGAATTTGATTTAAGCTTAAGGATTCAAAATGCCCATTCCAGTCAAAAAATCTATAATATTAAAACCTATTTAACCGCTATAGAAACCTCTGAAACCACTCGGAACAATATTTTTATGCCGGTTAATAGCTCTAATACATTTTATATTGATGATATTGGTCCGAAAGGGATTGTCGAAAAATCTATTCGCCTCTACGCCATGCCGGATGCTCAACCAAAAACCTACACCATACAGGTGAATTTTGAATATGAAGATAAAGACGGAAACCCGATAACAGCCACAGAATTAATTGGTATCAATGTGAAACAGCCAACCAGAGTGGAGATGTCGGATTTTAATCTACCGACAGAAGTTATGATGGGCGAAATGATTCCCATATATTTTGATGTCTACAATACAGGTAAGGTAAAAGTATATAATCTCATGGTGCGTGCAGAAGGTGATTTTAATCTTGAACCGATGAGTAAATATATCGGTAATTTTGAACCTGGTTATCAGGATTATTTTGATGCCTACATAACCCCAAATGCCTCCGGTCTTATAGAGGGAAAGATTATATTAGGCTATGATGATCCATCAGGAGAATATATGGAGGAAGTAAAAACCTTTTCAATACAAGTGATGGATAATTTTGAAAATCCCGGAGATGTTGGCGAGTATCCGGAGGAATTCCCAGGTGAAATGGAAGGTGAGAATGGTAGCAGCCTAATGGATAAATGGCTGTGGTTATTGATTCCTTTATTGGTTGGTGTTGGTTTCACAATAGCCATTGTTATGAAAAAAAGAAGGTTAAAAAAAGAAGGAATGATGTTGGATGAGGATTAA
- a CDS encoding ABC transporter permease, which translates to MRIKDLIMVSMRNLWRRKLRTSLTILGVVIGTTSIVLMISLGIAMNQNFIKEIERMGSLTTINVYPSYRYDPMMKNKPSSGSSDEGMITDMTIASFENIAGVAIASPVLELSLKMTADKYVSWIQLRGIKPALLEIQKIKITEGRLLEEQDKLAFLFGSEVAYSFYDPRNSGDGMWYSEESNEERMPPPVDLMTARLKASYDMNFGEKTPPGGTGTKPVRPYNITAIGIIEGQGEHAYSVYTTLDQAKAIKKEQDRYNTSVPGTETTHAGSKKKTEETYNNAIVQVEDIDQVETVIETIKGMGFEAYSLIEYLNSMQNTSNAIQMVLGGIGAISLLVAAIGITNTMIMSIYERTKEIGVMKVIGAKMKDIKKMFLIEASMIGFIGGATGLIISFGGSKILNFVGKNISLFGMGGGGVDAQLSVIPLWLYLLAIVFTTLVGLISGYLPAVRAMKLSVLSALRTE; encoded by the coding sequence ATGAGGATTAAAGATCTTATTATGGTGAGTATGAGAAATCTTTGGCGGCGCAAACTTCGGACAAGTTTAACGATTCTTGGTGTTGTCATAGGAACGACATCTATCGTTCTCATGATTTCTCTTGGGATTGCGATGAACCAAAACTTCATAAAAGAAATAGAAAGAATGGGTTCATTAACCACGATTAATGTATACCCGAGCTATCGATATGACCCAATGATGAAAAATAAACCATCTTCTGGATCTTCAGATGAAGGTATGATAACAGATATGACCATAGCAAGTTTTGAAAACATCGCAGGTGTAGCGATTGCTTCACCTGTCTTGGAACTTAGTCTTAAAATGACAGCAGATAAGTATGTATCATGGATACAGTTAAGGGGTATTAAACCGGCTTTATTGGAAATTCAGAAAATAAAAATAACAGAGGGTCGACTTCTTGAGGAGCAAGATAAACTGGCTTTTTTATTTGGCTCGGAGGTAGCTTATAGTTTTTATGACCCTCGAAATAGTGGGGACGGCATGTGGTATTCGGAAGAAAGTAATGAAGAAAGAATGCCGCCACCTGTAGACCTAATGACAGCTAGACTAAAGGCTTCTTATGACATGAATTTTGGTGAAAAGACACCTCCCGGAGGTACGGGTACGAAGCCGGTACGTCCTTATAACATAACAGCAATCGGCATTATAGAAGGTCAAGGCGAACATGCCTATAGCGTCTACACCACCTTAGATCAAGCAAAAGCCATTAAAAAAGAACAAGATCGATACAATACATCTGTCCCCGGTACTGAAACGACGCATGCAGGTTCCAAAAAGAAGACAGAGGAAACATATAATAATGCCATCGTTCAAGTAGAAGACATAGATCAGGTGGAAACAGTGATTGAAACGATTAAAGGTATGGGATTTGAAGCGTATAGCCTTATAGAGTATCTTAATAGCATGCAAAACACTTCTAATGCTATACAGATGGTGCTTGGTGGTATTGGTGCTATATCTTTATTGGTCGCGGCCATTGGTATCACTAACACGATGATTATGTCCATCTATGAAAGAACCAAAGAGATTGGTGTCATGAAGGTCATAGGTGCTAAGATGAAAGATATAAAAAAAATGTTTTTAATTGAGGCGTCGATGATAGGGTTTATAGGAGGAGCGACAGGATTAATCATCAGTTTTGGGGGCTCTAAGATACTTAATTTTGTTGGTAAGAATATTTCGCTTTTCGGTATGGGCGGTGGAGGTGTTGATGCGCAATTGTCTGTCATACCTCTTTGGTTGTACCTATTGGCAATAGTATTTACAACGTTGGTAGGCTTGATTTCAGGTTACCTACCGGCAGTCAGAGCCATGAAACTAAGTGTCCTTAGTGCACTAAGAACAGAATAA
- a CDS encoding agmatine deiminase family protein yields the protein MMNQVKYTMPAEWEAHERTIIEWPVKASLVWQDNYEAVCMGYGELVRAISAFEPVTVIINEEDEEDIRRLCGTTVDIIRIPHNDAWARDNGPTFVRDGEGKLHGISWRFNAWGEKYLPYDLDDKVASILLNQLDVPCIEVPLVLEGGSIHVDGEGTLLTTKECLLNPNRNPDLSQADIELIIKRYLNVSKIIWLDQGLYGDETDGHIDNIACFAKPGAVLLQACDDPKDPNYEITQKAREVLKHAKDAKSRNLEIIELPTPPPCYYNNERLTLSYLNFYMVNKGIILPVFGGDATLTDERAKSILEKVFSDRKVITVDGMALITEGGNVHCITQQMPLKAISDIKEGKP from the coding sequence ATGATGAATCAAGTAAAATATACAATGCCTGCTGAATGGGAAGCCCATGAGAGAACCATCATTGAGTGGCCAGTAAAGGCATCCCTAGTATGGCAAGACAACTATGAAGCGGTATGTATGGGTTATGGTGAACTTGTTAGAGCAATAAGTGCCTTTGAACCGGTAACGGTCATTATCAATGAGGAAGATGAAGAAGACATTCGAAGGCTATGCGGTACGACGGTAGATATAATTAGAATACCTCATAATGACGCTTGGGCAAGAGACAATGGACCTACTTTTGTTAGAGATGGAGAAGGTAAGCTTCATGGCATCAGTTGGAGATTTAATGCTTGGGGTGAGAAATATTTGCCCTATGATTTGGATGACAAGGTGGCATCCATATTACTGAATCAACTGGATGTACCTTGTATAGAAGTGCCTTTGGTATTAGAAGGGGGTTCGATCCATGTGGATGGTGAAGGTACACTACTAACTACCAAAGAGTGTCTTCTTAATCCAAATCGGAATCCGGACTTAAGCCAGGCGGATATAGAACTTATTATTAAGAGATATCTGAATGTATCCAAAATCATATGGTTGGATCAGGGTTTATATGGTGATGAAACCGATGGCCATATTGATAATATCGCCTGTTTTGCAAAACCGGGTGCGGTTCTATTACAAGCGTGTGATGACCCCAAAGACCCTAATTATGAGATTACTCAAAAAGCCAGAGAAGTGTTAAAGCACGCCAAAGATGCAAAATCAAGAAATCTAGAAATTATAGAGCTACCAACGCCACCACCTTGTTATTATAATAATGAACGTCTAACACTCAGTTATCTGAACTTTTACATGGTCAATAAGGGTATCATCTTGCCAGTGTTTGGCGGGGATGCAACTTTGACCGACGAGAGGGCAAAAAGCATCTTAGAGAAGGTTTTTAGTGACAGAAAAGTTATAACAGTGGATGGTATGGCATTAATAACAGAAGGTGGCAATGTGCATTGTATCACACAACAAATGCCCCTAAAAGCAATAAGTGATATCAAGGAGGGTAAGCCATGA
- the aguB gene encoding N-carbamoylputrescine amidase — protein sequence MRKVIVAATQMSCSSDKKENILKADRLVREAAAKGAQIILIQELFETPYFCQVEKPAYYEYATSVEDNMAILHFKAVAKELEVVLPISFYEKKNNARYNAIAIIDATGEVLGIYRKSHIPDGPGYEEKYYFNPGDTGFKVWSTKYGVIGVGICWDQWFPEAARVMALMGAEMLLYPTAIGSEPHSPEVDSKDHWQRCMMGHSACNLMPVIASNRIGEEKDDESSIVFYGSSFITDATGNKIAEASRDEETILLAELDLEKNENQRIEWGIFRDRRPDLYQPILTNDGYLKI from the coding sequence ATGAGAAAGGTCATCGTTGCAGCAACTCAAATGAGCTGCTCATCAGATAAGAAGGAAAATATACTAAAAGCAGACCGATTGGTCAGAGAAGCAGCTGCAAAAGGTGCACAAATTATTCTAATACAGGAGCTATTTGAAACACCTTATTTTTGCCAGGTTGAAAAACCAGCATATTATGAATATGCCACATCTGTCGAAGACAATATGGCTATCTTGCATTTTAAAGCTGTAGCTAAAGAACTTGAGGTTGTATTACCGATTAGCTTCTATGAGAAAAAAAACAATGCCAGGTATAACGCGATTGCTATCATAGATGCTACCGGTGAAGTGCTAGGCATCTATAGAAAAAGTCATATTCCTGATGGGCCTGGGTATGAAGAAAAGTATTATTTCAATCCTGGAGACACAGGTTTTAAAGTATGGTCCACAAAATATGGTGTTATCGGTGTTGGTATTTGTTGGGATCAGTGGTTTCCGGAAGCGGCAAGAGTTATGGCGCTTATGGGTGCTGAGATGCTATTATATCCCACAGCCATTGGATCAGAGCCTCATAGCCCAGAGGTTGACTCGAAAGACCATTGGCAGCGTTGTATGATGGGACATTCGGCGTGTAATCTTATGCCGGTCATTGCCTCAAACCGTATTGGAGAAGAGAAGGATGATGAATCATCGATTGTCTTTTATGGATCCTCCTTCATAACCGATGCTACAGGAAATAAAATTGCGGAAGCCTCACGGGATGAAGAAACCATTCTACTTGCGGAGCTTGACTTGGAAAAAAATGAAAATCAACGCATTGAATGGGGAATTTTTAGAGATCGCCGACCGGATTTGTATCAGCCCATTTTAACGAACGATGGATATTTGAAAATATAG